The Lysobacter sp. genome includes a window with the following:
- a CDS encoding amino acid adenylation domain-containing protein, whose amino-acid sequence MDNMQQRIEGRDANDVALIHRFFEAQAARAPEACAIASDDDVVGYRQCNAAANRLARHLQAHGVAPERNVGICMERGTGMVEAVLASLKAGGAYVPMDPAYPEERLRYMVSDAMPVAVLIDAHGGRVLRRALAGVDNPPLLIDIAGDSALWAELPSGNIESGDDADSGRRRAYVIYTSGSTGQPKGVEVEHSAVVHLWRGLDRILHPHGAAPLRAAMNASLSFDVSVQGWSRLLGGDCVVMIPQSAKQDPGELLDLLERHRVDLFDCTPSQLVGMIDAGLLRRPALSSMTVVVAGEAIPASMWRTLESCAGMRFFNAYGPTEATVYATAMLINGAGDPPRIGAPLADVGIEILDTEGRRLPAGDCGEIHIGGAGLARGYLERLELTAERFLEASDTRSQRLYRTGDLGRWLADGTIEYLGRNDFQVKVRGFRIELGEIEATLGRLEGVRDAVVLAREDAHGQKQLVAYYRAENAMPDAAALRAALAGLLPDFMVPAAYVAIEAWPQTVNGKLDREALPPPGPEAYPAQAYIPPHAGTEQALADMWSELLEGRRIGREDQFLLLGGDSLRLIQLASRIRQRFGAAPPIHALFKPQTLAGMAETIDLLSDAARDNAGNDEAMRGSFDDWSRDDAYPEHAPLSYQQYGLWLLEQLSSTSIAYNAQNVIRIRGRFVPVTFGRALDMLAQRHEILRTTFHTGPGGEPYQRVHPQAVGMFEYIEADGDLDEQRLTEIVESHVHHRFDLSALPLARFSVVRLAPDDHLLIQVEQHYVHDGWSMNLILRELLAIYAAFERGGEPALAAPAAQFREYALWQRSEIASERFLRQARYWKRKLAGAALQLPMPADHPRPAVPTYRGGQLRVELSPQIVDRLRAFCQHEGTTLYAVMQSVFQMTLSRYAGSDDFLIGSAVANRVARKTESMVGMFVNMVPVRCDLSGDPTWRDFLARVMVDLSEAYDHQEAPFEWVVRELQPERDAGRNPLFQVAFSSHNSNGPQLAWPEFELDIHEVYSNRTSKFDFDVVMIPRGRRDPNGITMLWSYALDLYRDDTIERLRDTYLRLLEQCLAAPDARLSAFDPLSEEERAAALDGDLTAVDHDLDRPAHAWFEQHATRSPRALAATCAGDAVDYGDLNARANRLAHALRSRGIGPGRLVGICMQRSIAWIVSVLAVLKAGGAYVPLDPAYPDQRLGDMLHDADPAIVLVDAVGGDALARALATRGDAARPRLDIDADAAQWAGESAHDLQASGIGLASTHPAYVIYTSGSTGKPKGVLVPHRGAANLLQAQTALFDIGSGDRVLQFASSSFDASVFEWLLALSHGASLHMPAPGMVLVGDALEAFVSTSGITHALLPPVLLSALPESATLPGLRVLISGGEAMPPALVRRWAPGRMLFNAYGPTEDSVVSTVHRCDPQADTGATVPIGRGLPNHRTYVLDAHRRPVPSGVPGELHVGGAGLANGYLDRPELTADRFVDNPFIAGERLYRTGDIVRRRVDGALEYLGRNDFQVKIRGYRIELGEIEAKLAACDGVREAVVVAREDMPGQAMPGQGIPGQKRLVAYFQARDPRQEIAVEALRDALAADLADYMLPSAYVRLDDWPMTPNGKIDRKALPAPRDDAFVAREYVAPRTPIEAAFSELWSELLGVERIGIRDNFFELGGHSLLATRLMAATRDALGVDLSLRDLFDGPTIEQMLALIFSRAEEDVVDPA is encoded by the coding sequence ATGGACAATATGCAACAGCGCATTGAAGGCCGCGACGCGAACGACGTCGCGCTCATCCACCGTTTTTTCGAGGCGCAGGCGGCGCGCGCTCCAGAGGCCTGCGCGATCGCCAGCGACGACGATGTCGTCGGCTATCGCCAGTGCAATGCCGCCGCCAATCGCCTGGCGCGCCATCTGCAGGCGCACGGCGTCGCGCCGGAACGCAATGTCGGCATCTGCATGGAACGCGGCACCGGCATGGTCGAGGCGGTGCTCGCGTCGCTCAAGGCGGGCGGCGCGTACGTGCCGATGGACCCTGCGTATCCCGAAGAACGGCTTCGCTACATGGTGTCCGATGCGATGCCCGTCGCGGTGCTGATCGATGCGCACGGCGGTCGCGTCCTGCGGCGCGCTTTGGCGGGGGTCGACAATCCGCCGCTGCTGATCGATATCGCCGGTGATTCGGCGCTGTGGGCGGAACTCCCGTCCGGCAACATCGAGTCCGGCGACGATGCCGACAGTGGCCGTCGTCGCGCGTATGTGATCTATACCTCCGGTTCCACCGGGCAGCCGAAAGGCGTCGAAGTCGAACATTCGGCGGTCGTCCACCTCTGGCGCGGACTCGACCGGATACTCCATCCGCACGGCGCGGCGCCCTTGCGCGCGGCGATGAACGCATCGCTGTCGTTCGATGTCTCGGTCCAGGGCTGGAGCCGTCTGCTCGGCGGCGATTGCGTCGTGATGATTCCGCAATCGGCGAAGCAGGATCCGGGCGAGCTGCTCGATCTGCTGGAGCGCCACCGCGTCGACCTGTTCGACTGCACGCCTTCGCAATTGGTGGGCATGATCGATGCGGGCCTGCTGCGGCGCCCGGCGCTGTCGTCGATGACGGTGGTGGTGGCCGGCGAAGCGATTCCGGCGTCGATGTGGCGCACGCTGGAATCCTGCGCAGGCATGCGCTTCTTCAATGCCTACGGCCCCACCGAAGCGACCGTGTATGCGACCGCGATGCTGATCAACGGCGCGGGCGATCCACCCAGGATCGGTGCGCCGCTTGCGGATGTCGGCATCGAGATCCTCGACACCGAGGGCCGCCGCTTGCCCGCAGGCGACTGCGGAGAAATCCACATCGGCGGCGCGGGGCTGGCGCGCGGTTATCTGGAGCGGCTTGAACTGACCGCCGAGCGTTTCCTCGAGGCGTCGGACACGCGGTCGCAGCGACTCTATCGGACCGGCGATCTTGGACGGTGGCTGGCGGACGGCACCATCGAATATCTCGGGCGCAACGATTTCCAGGTCAAGGTGCGCGGCTTCCGCATCGAGCTGGGCGAAATCGAAGCGACGCTCGGACGCCTCGAAGGCGTACGCGATGCGGTCGTGCTCGCGCGCGAGGACGCGCACGGCCAGAAGCAGCTTGTTGCCTACTATCGTGCCGAAAACGCGATGCCCGACGCTGCGGCGTTGCGCGCGGCGCTGGCCGGGTTGCTGCCCGATTTCATGGTGCCGGCGGCCTATGTCGCGATCGAAGCCTGGCCGCAGACGGTCAACGGCAAGCTCGATCGCGAAGCGCTGCCGCCGCCCGGTCCGGAGGCGTATCCGGCGCAGGCGTACATCCCGCCGCACGCCGGCACCGAGCAGGCGCTCGCCGACATGTGGTCGGAATTGCTGGAGGGGCGACGCATCGGCCGCGAAGACCAGTTCCTGCTGCTCGGCGGCGACTCGCTGCGCCTCATCCAGCTCGCGTCGCGCATCCGCCAGCGGTTCGGCGCGGCGCCGCCGATCCACGCGCTGTTCAAGCCGCAGACGCTGGCGGGGATGGCGGAGACGATCGATCTGTTGTCCGATGCGGCGCGCGACAATGCCGGGAACGACGAAGCGATGCGGGGATCGTTCGACGACTGGTCGCGCGATGACGCGTATCCCGAGCATGCGCCGCTGTCGTACCAGCAATACGGCCTGTGGCTGTTGGAGCAGCTGTCGTCCACTTCGATCGCATACAACGCCCAGAACGTCATCCGCATCCGCGGGCGGTTCGTGCCCGTAACCTTCGGGCGGGCGTTGGACATGCTGGCGCAACGCCATGAGATCCTGCGGACCACGTTCCACACCGGTCCCGGCGGCGAGCCCTACCAGCGCGTGCATCCGCAAGCGGTCGGCATGTTCGAGTACATCGAGGCGGATGGCGATCTCGATGAGCAGCGGCTGACGGAGATCGTAGAGTCGCACGTGCACCATCGCTTCGATCTGTCCGCGCTGCCGTTGGCCCGATTCTCGGTGGTCCGGCTGGCGCCGGACGATCATCTGCTGATCCAGGTCGAACAGCACTATGTGCACGACGGTTGGAGCATGAACCTGATCCTGCGCGAACTGCTGGCCATCTACGCTGCGTTCGAACGCGGCGGAGAGCCCGCGCTCGCCGCGCCCGCCGCGCAGTTCAGGGAGTACGCGCTGTGGCAGCGCAGCGAGATCGCGAGCGAACGCTTCCTGCGACAGGCGCGCTACTGGAAGCGCAAGCTGGCCGGGGCTGCGTTGCAGTTGCCGATGCCTGCCGATCATCCGCGCCCGGCAGTGCCGACCTATCGCGGCGGCCAACTCAGGGTCGAACTGTCGCCGCAGATCGTGGATCGCCTGCGCGCGTTCTGTCAGCACGAGGGGACGACGCTCTACGCCGTGATGCAGTCGGTGTTCCAGATGACGCTCTCGCGTTACGCCGGCAGCGACGACTTCCTGATCGGTTCGGCGGTGGCCAATCGCGTCGCGCGCAAGACCGAAAGCATGGTCGGCATGTTCGTGAACATGGTGCCGGTGCGCTGCGATCTTTCCGGCGACCCGACCTGGCGCGACTTCCTGGCGCGGGTCATGGTGGATCTGTCCGAAGCCTACGACCATCAGGAAGCGCCGTTCGAGTGGGTGGTGCGCGAATTGCAGCCGGAGCGCGATGCCGGCAGGAATCCGCTGTTCCAGGTGGCGTTCAGTTCGCACAACTCGAACGGACCGCAGCTGGCATGGCCCGAGTTCGAACTGGATATCCACGAGGTCTACAGCAACCGCACCTCGAAATTCGATTTCGACGTGGTGATGATTCCCCGTGGCCGCAGGGACCCGAACGGAATCACGATGCTGTGGTCCTACGCGCTCGACCTGTATCGCGACGACACCATCGAACGCCTGCGCGACACGTATCTGCGCCTGCTCGAACAATGCCTCGCGGCACCTGATGCGCGCTTGAGCGCGTTCGATCCGCTGTCGGAGGAGGAGCGCGCGGCGGCGCTCGACGGCGATCTCACCGCCGTCGACCACGATCTGGACCGACCCGCGCACGCATGGTTCGAGCAGCACGCCACGCGCTCGCCGCGCGCGCTCGCCGCGACCTGCGCCGGCGATGCTGTCGATTACGGCGATCTCAATGCCCGCGCCAACCGGCTCGCGCATGCGCTGCGATCGCGCGGCATCGGTCCCGGGCGGCTGGTCGGCATCTGCATGCAACGCTCGATCGCGTGGATCGTCTCGGTGCTGGCGGTGCTGAAGGCCGGCGGCGCGTACGTGCCGCTGGACCCCGCGTACCCCGATCAGCGCCTGGGCGACATGCTGCACGATGCCGATCCGGCCATCGTGCTGGTGGATGCCGTCGGTGGCGATGCGCTGGCGCGCGCGCTGGCGACACGCGGCGATGCGGCGCGGCCCAGGCTGGATATCGATGCGGACGCGGCGCAATGGGCGGGAGAATCCGCGCACGATCTCCAGGCGAGCGGGATCGGCCTGGCGTCGACGCATCCGGCGTATGTGATCTACACCTCGGGCTCGACCGGCAAGCCGAAAGGCGTGCTGGTGCCGCATCGCGGCGCCGCCAACCTGCTGCAGGCGCAGACGGCGCTTTTCGACATCGGCTCCGGGGACCGCGTGCTGCAGTTCGCGTCCTCCAGCTTCGATGCGTCCGTATTCGAATGGCTGCTGGCGTTGTCCCACGGCGCTTCGCTGCACATGCCGGCACCGGGGATGGTGCTGGTCGGCGATGCGCTCGAAGCGTTCGTCTCGACGTCCGGCATCACCCATGCGCTGTTGCCGCCGGTGCTGTTGTCGGCGCTGCCTGAGTCGGCGACGCTGCCCGGCCTGCGCGTGCTGATTTCCGGCGGCGAGGCGATGCCGCCTGCATTGGTGAGGCGATGGGCGCCCGGGCGCATGCTGTTCAACGCCTATGGCCCGACCGAGGATTCGGTGGTGTCCACCGTCCATCGCTGCGATCCTCAGGCGGATACCGGCGCGACCGTCCCGATCGGCCGGGGACTGCCCAACCACCGCACCTATGTTCTGGATGCGCATCGTCGTCCGGTGCCATCGGGTGTTCCGGGCGAGTTGCACGTCGGCGGCGCCGGCCTCGCGAATGGTTACCTCGATCGCCCGGAATTGACGGCCGACCGTTTCGTCGACAACCCGTTCATCGCCGGAGAACGTCTGTACCGGACCGGCGACATCGTGCGCCGACGCGTCGATGGCGCGCTGGAATATCTCGGCCGCAACGATTTCCAGGTGAAGATCCGCGGCTACCGGATCGAACTCGGCGAGATCGAAGCGAAGCTCGCCGCATGCGATGGCGTGCGCGAAGCGGTGGTGGTCGCACGCGAGGACATGCCCGGGCAGGCCATGCCCGGACAAGGCATCCCGGGGCAGAAGCGGCTCGTCGCTTATTTCCAGGCGCGCGATCCACGGCAGGAGATCGCCGTCGAGGCGCTGCGCGACGCGCTCGCCGCCGACCTCGCGGACTACATGTTGCCCTCCGCGTACGTGCGCCTGGACGACTGGCCGATGACGCCGAACGGCAAGATCGACCGCAAGGCGCTGCCGGCGCCGCGCGACGACGCGTTCGTGGCGCGCGAGTATGTCGCCCCGCGCACGCCGATCGAGGCGGCGTTCTCGGAACTCTGGTCGGAGCTGCTTGGCGTGGAGAGGATCGGAATACGCGATAATTTCTTCGAGCTCGGCGGACATTCGCTGCTGGCGACGCGACTGATGGCCGCGACCCGGGATGCCTTGGGCGTCGACCTGTCGTTGCGCGATCTGTTCGATGGCCCGACCATCGAACAGATGCTCGCGTTGATTTTCTCGCGGGCCGAGGAGGACGTGGTCGATCCGGCCTGA
- a CDS encoding amino acid adenylation domain-containing protein, whose amino-acid sequence MKLSREYAHSAFEQHARRNPDAMAVACGDARVTYGALDAGANRLARHLRALGVGPDVPVAVCMARSPALIESVLAVLKAGGAFVPLDPAYPPDRLAYMLADARPVVVITDDACRTLMQSVLATTETAPVVIDRETDAASWAEQPAEAPTPETTGLTAEHLAYVIYTSGSTGRPKGVMVTHRGLPNLQRVQGELFSVSPESRVLQFASFSFDACVFEWSMALSHGASLHLGAAGEVLAGETLAMLIAREGITHATLPPVVLSGLREDALDPVQVLVCAGEALPPMQVKRWGAGRRMFNAYGPTETTIWSTVHACDPQAAGATVPIGRAIDGHRIHLLGERGRCVAAGEVGEIHIGGIGVARGYLHRPELTAERFVDSPFVAGDRLYRTGDLARERPDGTLEYLGRNDFQVKVRGHRIELGEIEAALAACHGIGEAVVVAREDAHGQKQLVAYFRDRDSAAPCAVDVLRATAADALPAFMVPAAYVRMAGWPLTPNGKLDRRALPAPDAEAFAVRAFVAPQGENERVLAAIWSELLGIERIGRDDAFLALGGDSLKTIQLASRIHERFGCRVAVPALFRASMLSEMAALVAASEADAHGDEVESAGASFDAWRPREAMPERCPLSHQQHGLWLLEKLSHTSLAYNAQSAIHVRGRLDPALLQRAVDAVIARHEIFRTSFHADGNGEPYQVVHPRAEGVLRHEVLPPDTTDAALSAIVDAHVAHRFDLTRLPLVHLTLLERNAGESVLIHVEQHYVHDGWSANLFLRELLAAYIAFAEDRMPALPPVLAQYRDYVRWQRSDDAERRFAAHLDYWTRQLSGAPLSLPMQTDHPRPASPTYRGEQLRFEASPELSSRLRRFCEAEGVTLYAALQSVFQIVLKTWTGSDDFLVGSAVANRRAHRSEGMLGMFVNTIPVRSCVSGDPSFRTLLMRTMDTLSDGYEHEEVPFERVVRALQPEREVGRNPLFQVAFSAHNSDVPSLCGPGFELSLFEAYSNRTSKFDFDVVMIPRGFAHADSFTLLWTYALDLYRRETVERLRDTFLLLLHQCLSAPDAPLGALRLLSEQEQATAAGGDCVAADYDLDRPVHAWFERHAALSPRALAATCGNDAIDYGDLNANANRAAHALRDRGVGPGALVGICMQRSIAWITSVLAVIKAGGAYVPLDPAYPGERLRDMLEDALPAIVLVDAAGRDAVRRAMTGADGMPTLVDVPADAAQWADRSAADLAPTAIGLTSADPAYVIYTSGSTGKPKGVLVPHRGAANLLQAQADLFDIAPDSRVLQFASFSFDACVFEWLMALCHGASLRMPPPDVVLVGDALERFVAEAGITHSLLPPVVLSALPETATLNSMRVLISGGEAMPPALVKRWATGRRLFNAYGPTEDSVVSTLHRCDADDGNGATVPIGRSLPNHRVYILDGHRRPVPKGVAGELHVGGVGVANGYLNRPELTAERFVENPFVAGERMYRTGDVVRRRHDGALEYLGRNDFQVKIRGYRIELGEVEAAMAACDGVRDAIVIAREDTPGHRQLVAYYRPLDPQRAPTPEKLRNALSAVLADYMLPSAYIPLDAWPTTPNGKVERRALPAPQGDVYAVREYIAPSTPLETALAQLWSELLGVEKIGLRDNFFELGGYSILGLRLVSATRDTFGVDLSLRELFDGPTIEKMLEVIYAKVEEDAMDSA is encoded by the coding sequence ATGAAGCTTTCGCGAGAGTATGCGCATTCGGCTTTCGAGCAGCATGCGCGCCGGAACCCGGATGCCATGGCGGTGGCGTGCGGCGATGCGCGCGTGACCTATGGCGCGTTGGATGCAGGCGCCAACCGGTTGGCCCGTCACTTGCGGGCACTGGGCGTCGGCCCCGATGTTCCGGTGGCGGTCTGCATGGCGCGTTCGCCCGCATTGATCGAGTCGGTCCTTGCCGTACTGAAGGCCGGCGGCGCGTTCGTGCCACTGGATCCCGCCTACCCTCCCGATCGATTGGCATACATGCTGGCCGACGCGCGTCCCGTGGTCGTGATCACCGACGACGCCTGCCGGACGCTGATGCAAAGCGTGCTCGCGACGACAGAGACCGCACCGGTGGTGATCGATCGCGAAACCGATGCCGCATCGTGGGCGGAGCAGCCGGCAGAGGCGCCGACGCCGGAAACGACCGGGCTGACTGCCGAGCACCTGGCCTATGTGATCTACACCTCCGGTTCGACCGGCCGCCCCAAGGGCGTGATGGTGACGCATCGGGGTTTGCCGAACCTGCAGCGCGTCCAGGGCGAACTGTTCTCGGTGTCGCCCGAGAGCCGCGTACTGCAGTTCGCTTCTTTCAGTTTCGATGCCTGCGTCTTCGAATGGTCGATGGCGCTGAGTCATGGCGCCTCCCTGCATCTGGGGGCCGCCGGCGAAGTGTTGGCCGGCGAGACCCTGGCGATGCTGATCGCGCGCGAAGGCATCACCCATGCCACGCTGCCGCCGGTCGTGCTGTCCGGTTTGCGCGAGGACGCGCTCGATCCGGTCCAGGTCCTGGTCTGCGCGGGCGAAGCGCTGCCGCCGATGCAGGTGAAACGCTGGGGCGCCGGGAGGCGCATGTTCAATGCCTATGGCCCGACCGAAACCACCATCTGGTCGACCGTCCATGCCTGCGATCCGCAGGCGGCAGGCGCCACGGTGCCCATCGGCCGCGCCATCGACGGCCATCGCATCCATCTGCTGGGCGAACGAGGACGCTGCGTGGCGGCGGGCGAGGTCGGCGAGATACACATCGGCGGCATCGGCGTGGCGCGCGGTTACCTGCATCGTCCAGAACTCACGGCGGAACGCTTCGTCGACAGCCCGTTCGTCGCTGGCGACCGCCTGTATCGCACCGGCGATCTGGCCCGCGAACGTCCCGACGGAACATTGGAATATCTCGGCCGCAACGACTTCCAGGTGAAGGTCCGCGGCCATCGGATCGAGCTCGGCGAGATCGAGGCGGCGTTGGCGGCGTGCCATGGCATTGGCGAAGCGGTCGTGGTCGCGCGCGAAGACGCGCATGGCCAGAAACAGCTGGTCGCTTATTTCCGGGATCGCGACAGCGCCGCGCCATGCGCGGTCGACGTACTGCGCGCGACGGCCGCCGACGCGCTGCCGGCGTTCATGGTGCCGGCCGCCTATGTGCGGATGGCCGGATGGCCGCTCACGCCCAATGGCAAGCTCGATCGCAGGGCGCTGCCGGCACCCGATGCGGAAGCATTCGCAGTGCGCGCATTCGTTGCCCCGCAGGGCGAGAACGAGCGCGTGTTGGCTGCGATCTGGTCGGAACTGCTGGGCATCGAACGCATCGGTCGCGACGATGCGTTTCTCGCGCTAGGCGGCGATTCGCTGAAGACCATCCAGCTTGCGTCGCGCATCCACGAGCGCTTCGGATGCCGCGTCGCGGTGCCTGCGCTGTTCCGCGCGTCGATGCTGAGTGAGATGGCCGCGCTGGTCGCGGCTTCCGAAGCGGATGCGCATGGGGATGAGGTCGAGTCCGCGGGCGCGTCCTTCGACGCATGGCGCCCCCGGGAGGCGATGCCGGAACGCTGCCCGCTCTCGCATCAGCAGCACGGTCTGTGGCTGCTCGAAAAGCTCTCGCATACTTCGCTCGCCTACAACGCGCAGAGCGCGATCCACGTGCGCGGTCGGCTCGATCCCGCGTTGCTGCAGCGTGCGGTCGATGCGGTGATCGCACGCCACGAGATCTTCCGCACCAGTTTCCATGCCGACGGCAACGGCGAGCCCTACCAGGTGGTGCACCCGCGCGCCGAAGGCGTCCTGCGGCACGAAGTGTTGCCCCCGGATACCACCGATGCCGCGCTGTCGGCCATCGTCGACGCGCATGTCGCGCACCGTTTCGACCTGACGCGCCTGCCGCTGGTGCACCTGACCCTGCTCGAACGCAATGCAGGGGAATCGGTGCTGATCCATGTCGAACAGCATTACGTGCACGACGGATGGAGTGCGAACCTGTTCCTGCGCGAACTGCTCGCGGCCTACATCGCTTTTGCGGAAGACAGGATGCCGGCGCTGCCGCCGGTGCTGGCGCAATATCGCGATTATGTCCGCTGGCAGCGCAGCGACGATGCCGAACGCCGCTTCGCCGCGCATCTCGACTACTGGACGCGACAGCTGTCCGGCGCGCCGCTGAGCCTGCCGATGCAGACGGATCATCCGCGCCCGGCATCGCCGACGTATCGCGGCGAACAACTGCGCTTCGAAGCATCGCCGGAACTGTCTTCGCGCTTGCGCCGGTTCTGCGAGGCCGAAGGCGTCACGCTGTACGCCGCGCTGCAGTCGGTGTTCCAGATCGTATTGAAGACCTGGACCGGAAGCGACGATTTCCTGGTCGGTTCCGCGGTCGCCAATCGTCGCGCGCACAGATCCGAAGGCATGCTCGGCATGTTCGTGAATACGATCCCGGTGCGCTCGTGCGTGTCGGGAGATCCGAGCTTCCGCACGCTGTTGATGCGGACGATGGACACGCTGTCCGACGGCTACGAGCACGAGGAAGTGCCGTTCGAGCGCGTGGTGCGCGCGCTGCAGCCCGAGCGCGAGGTCGGCCGCAATCCGCTGTTCCAGGTCGCGTTCAGCGCGCACAACTCCGACGTGCCATCGCTGTGCGGGCCGGGTTTCGAGCTCAGCCTGTTCGAGGCGTACAGCAATCGCACCTCGAAATTCGATTTCGACGTGGTGATGATCCCCCGTGGTTTCGCGCATGCCGACAGCTTCACGTTGCTGTGGACGTATGCGCTCGATCTGTATCGGCGCGAGACCGTCGAACGCCTGCGCGACACCTTTCTGCTGCTGCTGCACCAGTGCCTCTCCGCGCCCGATGCGCCGCTGGGCGCCCTGCGCCTGCTGTCGGAACAGGAACAGGCGACGGCCGCCGGCGGCGATTGCGTGGCGGCCGATTACGATCTGGATCGCCCGGTCCACGCATGGTTCGAGCGGCATGCGGCGCTGTCGCCGCGCGCGCTGGCGGCGACCTGCGGAAACGATGCGATCGATTACGGCGATCTCAACGCGAACGCGAACCGTGCCGCGCATGCCTTGCGCGATCGCGGTGTCGGCCCGGGTGCGCTGGTCGGCATCTGCATGCAGCGTTCGATCGCATGGATCACCTCGGTGCTCGCGGTGATCAAGGCGGGTGGCGCGTATGTTCCGCTCGATCCGGCGTATCCCGGCGAACGCCTCCGCGACATGCTGGAGGACGCGCTCCCGGCGATCGTACTGGTCGACGCTGCCGGCCGGGATGCGGTGCGGCGCGCGATGACCGGCGCGGACGGCATGCCGACCCTGGTCGATGTGCCCGCGGACGCCGCGCAGTGGGCCGACCGGTCCGCCGCCGACCTCGCGCCGACCGCCATCGGCCTGACTTCTGCGGATCCGGCCTATGTCATCTATACCTCCGGTTCCACCGGCAAGCCCAAGGGCGTGCTGGTGCCCCATCGGGGCGCCGCCAACCTGCTGCAGGCGCAGGCCGATCTGTTCGATATCGCTCCCGACAGCCGGGTGCTGCAATTCGCGTCCTTCAGTTTCGACGCCTGTGTCTTCGAGTGGCTGATGGCCCTGTGTCACGGCGCGTCGTTGCGCATGCCGCCGCCGGATGTGGTGCTGGTCGGCGATGCGCTCGAGCGCTTCGTCGCCGAGGCCGGAATCACGCATTCGCTGTTGCCGCCGGTCGTCTTGTCGGCATTGCCGGAGACGGCGACGCTGAACAGCATGCGCGTGTTGATCTCCGGTGGCGAAGCGATGCCGCCGGCCCTGGTCAAGCGCTGGGCGACGGGCCGCAGATTGTTCAACGCCTACGGGCCGACCGAAGATTCGGTGGTATCCACCCTGCATCGCTGCGACGCCGATGACGGCAACGGTGCGACGGTGCCGATCGGCCGCAGCCTGCCGAACCATCGGGTCTATATTCTCGATGGACACCGTCGTCCCGTGCCGAAGGGCGTGGCGGGCGAGTTGCATGTGGGCGGTGTCGGGGTGGCGAACGGATATCTCAACCGCCCCGAGCTTACCGCCGAACGCTTCGTCGAGAATCCTTTCGTCGCTGGCGAGCGCATGTATCGTACCGGCGATGTCGTCCGTCGTCGGCACGACGGCGCGCTCGAATATCTCGGGCGCAACGATTTCCAGGTGAAGATCCGCGGTTACCGGATCGAACTGGGCGAAGTCGAGGCGGCGATGGCGGCCTGCGACGGGGTGCGCGATGCGATCGTGATCGCGCGCGAAGACACCCCCGGCCATCGACAGCTGGTCGCGTACTACCGGCCGCTCGATCCGCAGCGGGCGCCCACGCCCGAAAAATTGCGCAACGCGCTGTCGGCTGTGCTGGCGGATTACATGCTGCCTTCGGCCTATATCCCGCTGGACGCCTGGCCCACGACGCCGAACGGCAAGGTCGAGCGCAGGGCGCTGCCGGCGCCGCAGGGCGATGTCTACGCCGTGCGCGAGTACATCGCCCCGAGCACGCCGCTCGAGACCGCGCTCGCGCAGCTGTGGTCGGAACTCCTCGGCGTCGAAAAAATCGGTTTGCGCGACAACTTCTTCGAACTCGGCGGCTATTCGATTCTCGGGCTTCGGCTGGTGTCGGCGACCCGCGACACGTTCGGCGTCGACCTGTCGCTGCGCGAACTGTTCGATGGACCGACGATCGAGAAGATGCTCGAAGTGATCTACGCGAAAGTCGAAGAGGATGCGATGGACAGCGCTTGA